Below is a genomic region from Spartinivicinus marinus.
AGTAAGCATTGGAAAAGCTAAATAAGAGTCAAGCTTACGCTTATATACAAGATCTACTGCAGTTCCATCATAAGGGGTATCGACTAGTTTTTCCATGCCGCTTTTATTCAGTATATAAGAGTGTGTACAAAAAGCACTGCATCTGGCAATCCCTAATTTAGGGGTTAGCCACATCCGTCCTAGTAATGCGCCTAAATAAAAAATATCGCCACGGTTAGACTTAAGAAACTGATTGAATCGCTTTAATTCTCTAGCACTAGGAATCCGATGAAACATTACATCATCTTCAAAAATTAAAACTCTCTCATAATTATTTTCTAGCGCATATTTTGCAATATCACGATGAGAGTTATA
It encodes:
- a CDS encoding glycosyltransferase family 25 protein, giving the protein MLFAVDKAFCISIKERTDRQKIAKENLAKLETSLEFWLVDKDVENPERGCYNSHRDIAKYALENNYERVLIFEDDVMFHRIPSARELKRFNQFLKSNRGDIFYLGALLGRMWLTPKLGIARCSAFCTHSYILNKSGMEKLVDTPYDGTAVDLVYKRKLDSYLAFPMLTSQLPYDVASSDISTHRNDNVVFTDDSWEVNKRYQYWSALKNFKYTLLNRSNCRR